A region from the Vicia villosa cultivar HV-30 ecotype Madison, WI linkage group LG3, Vvil1.0, whole genome shotgun sequence genome encodes:
- the LOC131593608 gene encoding disease resistance protein RPM1-like: MAETVVSFVIGELCQFVKEERSSVAGIERDFNDIKDELESIQAFLKDADTKADDDGGGGGSNGVKTWVKQLREASFRIEDVIDEYNMYEAQRINHSRFRSVLQMIPGFIKTMNPHHQIASEIQDIMLSLGKIKERSTRFEFRSENGSGSSYRGTKAPRIGDPRMAPYFIEETQVVGFESPRDELVSCLVGGNNELMLVSVVGMGGLGKTTLGKHVFDNQLVKRHFDCRSFITVSQSYTIRELLTDMVKKFCKDNNEPIPKGLLKMDDETLITHVRQYLESKRYLVFFDDVWKENFSDEIEHALISNNKGSRIIVTTRMMHVAEYFKKSFPVHVHKLQPLPPNKAWELFCNKAFRGKCPADLEDVSKEIVQKCGGLPLAIVAVGGLLSTKAKTMFEWMKVSQNLRMELDRNVHLTSLVKILSLSYDDLPYHLKSCMLYFGIYPEDNAICRKRLTRQWMAEGFVRHEDRRTLEEVAEEYLTELIQRSLVNVFKVGLNGRVKRCQVHDLLREVIIRKMKDLSFCHLCHKDDEQVTFGIARRFSIAAISNNDLTNTSNSGIRAIFVFDKGESPKQLMDGLSVKLKLLKVLDFQNSLLKSIPDKLGNLFHLRYLNLSFTKVTVLPRSIGKLVNLETLDLRQTRVHELPKEINKLTKLTLLPVYYRKYEGSYSILNFTTGVQMQQGIGCLISLERLCFLEADHGGIDIIQELKKLKQLRKLGIRRVRREYGNVLCATIQEMKHLESLNITAITEEEILDLDFVSTPPSLKMLYLKSRLANLPKWIPNLKYLVKLRLSLSNFEDDPLDSLKNLPNLLRLNLWDDAFSGERLHFQKGGFYKLIELDLNRLNRLKSVSIDKEALLGLEEFRFNNNPQLKVAPQDLQNLKNLQLLELIDMPAELVDSIDLDKGGPCHWIINPIPLVLIRQKVGSRYHDYELRPIPTQLSI, from the coding sequence ATGGCAGAAACTGTGGTGTCCTTTGTTATAGGAGAACTCTGCCAATTTGTAAAAGAAGAAAGAAGTTCGGTAGCAGGGATTGAAAGAGACTTCAATGACATCAAAGATGAACTTGAGAGCATCCAAGCCTTCCTCAAGGATGCAGACACAAAGGCTGATGATGATGGCGGAGGAGGAGGATCCAATGGAGTCAAAACTTGGGTGAAGCAGCTGAGAGAAGCGTCTTTTCGCATAGAAGATGTGATTGATGAGTATAACATGTATGAGGCACAAAGGATCAACCATTCTAGATTCAGATCTGTACTTCAAATGATTCCTGGTTTTATTAAAACCATGAATCCACATCACCAGATTGCTTCTGAGATTCAAGACATCATGTTATCACTTggaaaaatcaaagaaagaagTACGAGGTTTGAGTTTCGGTCTGAAAATGGATCAGGAAGTAGCTATAGAGGGACTAAAGCTCCTAGAATCGGTGACCCTCGAATGGCTCCTTATTTCATTGAAGAGACTCAAGTTGTAGGGTTTGAGTCCCCGAGAGATGAATTGGTTAGTTGCTTGGTGGGGGGAAACAATGAGCTCATGTTGGTTTCTGTGGTTGGCATGGGAGGACTCGGGAAAACCACGCTCGGTAAGCATGTTTTTGATAACCAGCTAGTGAAGAGGCACTTTGATTGTAGATCTTTCATCACGGTTTCTCAATCATACACTATAAGAGAGTTGTTGACAGATATGGTAAAGAAATTTTGCAAGGACAACAACGAGCCGATTCCAAAGGGTCTGCTGAAGATGGACGACGAAACATTGATTACTCATGTGAGACAATACCTTGAGTCAAAGAGGTATTTAGTATTTTTTGATGATGTTTGGAAAGAAAATTTTTCTGATGAGATTGAGCATGCCTTAATTAGTAATAACAAAGGAAGTAGAATTATCGTGACCACTAGAATGATGCATGTAGCTGAATATTTTAAGAAATCTTTTCCTGTTCATGTTCACAAGCTACAACCTTTGCCTCCAAACAAAGCATGGGAACTGTTTTGCAACAAGGCATTTAGAGGGAAGTGTCCAGCAGATCTTGAGGATGTATCCAAAGAAATTGTTCAAAAGTGTGGAGGGCTACCACTAGCAATTGTGGCCGTCGGTGGTCTTTTGTCAACAAAAGCTAAAACCATGTTCGAGTGGATGAAGGTGAGTCAAAATTTGAGAATGGAGTTAGATCGCAATGTGCATTTGACTAGTCTAGTCAAGATTTTATCTCTTAGTTATGATGACTTGCCTTACCATTTGAAATCATGCATGCTGTATTTTGGTATATATCCCGAGGACAATGCAATTTGTAGGAAGAGACTTACTAGGCAATGGATGGCTGAAGGGTTTGTTAGGCATGAGGATAGAAGAACCTTGGAGGAAGTTGCTGAAGAGTACCTAACAGAGTTGATACAAAGAAGTTTGGTTAATGTTTTCAAAGTTGGCTTAAATGGGAGAGTCAAAAGGTGCCAAGTTCATGATTTGTTGCGCGAAGTGATTATTAGAAAAATGAAAGATTTAAGTTTTTGTCATTTATGCCATAAAGATGATGAACAAGTCACTTTTGGAATAGCTAGACGCTTTTCTATAGCAGCTATCTCTAACAATGACTTGACAAACACTAGCAACTCAGGAATTCGTGCTATATTTGTTTTCGACAAAGGTGAATCTCCTAAACAGCTCATGGATGGATTATCCGTCAAGCTCAAGCTTTTGAAAGTGCTTGATTTTCAGAATTCTTTGTTGAAATCTATTCCTGATAAATTGGGGAATCTTTTCCATCTAAGGTACTTGAACCTGAGTTTTACAAAAGTTACAGTTCTTCCAAGATCTATTGGTAAGTTAGTCAACTTAGAAACCTTGGATTTAAGGCAAACACGTGTCCATGAGTTACCAAAAGAGATAAACAAGCTCACAAAGCTAACACTTCTTCCAGTTTATTATAGAAAATATGAAGGGTCTTATTCTATACTGAACTTTACAACTGGTGTACAAATGCAACAGGGTATTGGGTGTTTGATATCTTTAGAAAGACTTTGCTTTTTGGAAGCAGATCATGGTGGAATAGATATTATCCAAGAGCTCAAAAAGTTGAAACAGTTAAGGAAGTTAGGCATAAGGCGTGTCCGGCGAGAATATGGAAATGTATTATGTGCTACAATACAAGAGATGAAGCACCTTGAATCTCTTAATATTACTGCTATAACTGAGGAGGAGATTCTTGACTTGGATTTTGTATCAACTCCACCTAGTCTTAAAATGCTCTACTTGAAAAGTAGATTAGCAAATTTGCCTAAATGGATTCCAAATCTCAAGTATCTTGTGAAGCTAAGACTTAGCTTATCTAACTTCGAAGATGATCCACTAGACTCTTTGAAGAATTTGCCTAATTTGTTGAGGCTGAATTTGTGGGATGATGCCTTTTCTGGTGAAAGATTGCATTTTCAGAAAGGAGGGTTTTATAAGCTGATAGAGTTGGATCTCAATAGATTAAATAGACTAAAATCTGTATCTATAGACAAAGAAGCTTTGCTTGGGCTTGAAGAATTCAGATTTAACAACAACCCTCAATTGAAGGTAGCACCCCAAGACCTCCAAAACTTGAAAAACCTTCAACTCCTAGAATTGATTGACATGCCGGCTGAACTAGTTGATAGCATTGATCTAGATAAAGGTGGACCATGCCATTGGATTATCAATCCTATTCCTCTTGTACTGATTCGTCAGAAAGTAGGATCAAGATATCATGATTATGAGTTGCGCCCCATTCCTACTCAACTCAGTATCTAA
- the LOC131659970 gene encoding uncharacterized protein LOC131659970, translating into MPHSIDTEDLLVWTCTADGILSTKVDYDFIMKPIVSASWSSFPWDNCTPSHSLLVWRFIHNKIPSDENLNSCGFCFPSMCSLCRNSPESAQHIFFDCSFAKHLWNWLSTKIHCLPISSIRDYFSILKAGWSPQARLTVPSCFTTMFHQIWKARNLARFEDKLTSWECYRSIIASQIKITGSNNSKFSNSDMNNFTVLKTFDIGMHPRPPQRCIEVFWSPPLAGWIKCNIDGLAKGSPMTSSCGDIFRNDMAGHMGSFCAYLNEGNSVSAELLAAVIAIEKAKERNWSK; encoded by the coding sequence ATGCCTCATTCAATTGATACAGAAGACTTACTGGTATGGACCTGCACTGCTGATGGGATACTTTCTACAAAAGTAGACTATGACTTCATAATGAAACCTATTGTGTCTGCTTCATGGTCTTCATTTCCTTGGGATAATTGTACCCCCTCCCACTCTTTGCTTGTTTGGAGATTCATCCATAACAAAATTCCCTCTGACGAGAATCTCAACTCTTGTGGCTTCTGCTTCCCCTCTATGTGCTCGCTATGTAGGAACTCTCCGGAATCTGCTCAACATATCTTCTTTGATTGTTCCTTTGCTAAACATCTTTGGAATTGGTTGTCAACCAAGATTCATTGTTTGCCAATTTCATCGATAAGggattatttttctattttaaaggCTGGGTGGTCTCCTCAAGCTAGGCTAACTGTTCCCTCTTGCTTCACCACTATGTTTCATCAAATTTGGAAGGCTAGAAACTTGGCTAGATTCGAGGATAAGCTAACCTCCTGGGAATGCTACAGGTCGATTATTGCTTCTCAAATCAAGATAACAGGCAGTAACAACTCCAAGTTCTCCAATTCTGACATGAACAACTTCACTGTTCTTAAAACCTTTGACATTGGCATGCACCCTCGGCCTCCTCAAAGGTGTATTGAGGTTTTTTGGTCTCCTCCTCTCGCGGGCTGGATCAAGTGCAATATCGATGGCCTCGCGAAAGGTTCTCCTATGACAAGTTCTTGTGGTGACATTTTCAGAAATGATATGGCCGGTCATATGGGAAGCTTTTGTGCTTATCTTAACGAGGGAAATTCTGTTTCGGCGGAATTGTTGGCTGCTGTTATAGCTATTGAGAAAGCTAAGGAGCGAAACTGGTCTAAATAA